One Granulicella sp. 5B5 DNA window includes the following coding sequences:
- a CDS encoding radical SAM protein, giving the protein MADVLLTHSYHLPYDAKQLRKMQPYSPIGTLYTATALRESGISVVVFDAMLEEPGAHFIAMLQEHCPKIVAVYEDDFNFLSKMCLTRMRDVAWKIVKEAKAVGAVTVVHGSDSTDHPELFLENGFDYVLCGESEKVLVDLCTAQLAGKEVTMLDGLVKMGPGGEVIRSHQRLARNPDWANLSNPSRDLIDLEPYRRAWMDSHGYFSVNMVASRGCPFQCNWCAKPISGNRFHLRSAAVVAEEMLCLKRAGADHIWFGDDVFALNHNWVKDFAEEVTERDAAVPFKVQSRADLMSEETVHNLKLAGCAEVWMGVESGAQSILDAMDKGISLATIATARKRLQDAGIRACFFLQFGYPGEMWHELQQTIAFVREMRPDDIGISFSYPLPGTKFYQRVQAQLGQKQNWIDSDDLCIIFKAAYTTDFYRAVREALHAEVDAWYKAPSNEGALREVEALWLKVEELEPISRDDEAFTFEPSPKVLATTAFVPLESLS; this is encoded by the coding sequence TTGGCCGACGTCTTACTGACACATTCGTATCATCTCCCTTATGACGCGAAGCAGCTGCGCAAGATGCAGCCTTACTCGCCAATTGGCACACTCTACACAGCGACGGCACTTCGTGAAAGTGGGATTTCTGTGGTTGTATTTGACGCGATGCTTGAAGAGCCCGGGGCGCATTTTATTGCGATGCTGCAAGAGCATTGTCCGAAGATCGTGGCGGTTTACGAGGATGACTTCAACTTTCTCTCGAAGATGTGTTTGACGCGTATGCGTGACGTGGCATGGAAGATCGTGAAGGAAGCGAAGGCGGTAGGAGCGGTGACCGTCGTGCATGGTTCGGACTCTACTGATCATCCTGAACTTTTCCTTGAAAACGGATTCGACTACGTTCTTTGCGGTGAGAGCGAGAAGGTGCTTGTCGATCTATGTACGGCGCAGCTTGCGGGCAAAGAAGTTACCATGCTCGATGGCCTCGTAAAGATGGGCCCAGGCGGCGAAGTGATCCGTAGCCACCAGCGCCTGGCCAGGAATCCGGACTGGGCAAATCTATCGAATCCTTCGCGTGACTTGATCGATCTGGAACCGTATCGCAGGGCCTGGATGGATTCGCATGGGTATTTTTCCGTGAACATGGTGGCGAGTCGCGGCTGTCCGTTTCAATGCAACTGGTGCGCGAAGCCGATTTCGGGCAATCGCTTCCATCTGCGATCCGCCGCCGTAGTCGCGGAGGAGATGCTTTGCTTGAAGCGGGCCGGGGCCGATCATATCTGGTTCGGTGACGATGTCTTCGCCCTGAACCACAACTGGGTAAAAGACTTCGCGGAGGAGGTGACAGAGCGCGATGCCGCCGTTCCGTTTAAGGTGCAGTCACGTGCCGACCTGATGAGCGAGGAGACAGTGCACAACCTCAAGCTTGCCGGCTGTGCCGAGGTATGGATGGGCGTGGAGTCTGGCGCGCAGTCGATTCTGGACGCGATGGACAAGGGTATTAGCCTTGCGACAATCGCAACCGCTCGCAAACGGCTCCAGGATGCGGGTATCCGTGCATGCTTCTTCTTACAGTTTGGCTATCCAGGTGAGATGTGGCATGAACTACAGCAGACCATTGCATTCGTGCGCGAGATGCGGCCTGACGATATTGGCATCTCATTTTCTTATCCGTTGCCCGGAACAAAGTTCTATCAACGTGTACAAGCGCAGCTGGGGCAGAAGCAGAACTGGATCGACAGTGATGATCTTTGTATCATCTTCAAGGCCGCGTATACGACGGACTTCTACCGTGCTGTGAGAGAGGCCCTACATGCGGAGGTGGATGCCTGGTACAAGGCACCCTCAAACGAAGGCGCTCTTCGTGAGGTCGAAGCTCTATGGTTGAAGGTAGAGGAACTTGAGCCGATCAGCCGTGATGACGAGGCCTTTACGTTTGAGCCGTCACCGAAAGTGTTGGCGACGACCGCATTTGTTCCGCTGGAAAGCCTGAGCTAG
- a CDS encoding glycosyltransferase has product MAHFGILSFKGTGHLNPLITLSKELMARGHSVSFVQRPEVETRIRAHGIGFCVVGRDNAVQSTTVKKRATKPSGGIAAIRYSLERISAEMEMYLRDGPEAIRSAGVDVLIVDEVAFAGPTLAEMLQLPYFIISTSIPHHLGWSDSSIKIRHRSWTETLYSLLLEVSVQRMYGPVRHALDVLRKRHGLGSSRDRTYLELAHITPLPECLDLPHKRLSGTFHYTGPFVDEEARTPMEFPWEQLDGRRLVYASLGTTLKGEPDTFRMIAEACAGLNLQLVITLGDRRDPAMFQNLQGSPIVVKVAPQLELLKKVSVVITHAGPNTAFETLLHGIPMVAIPKAFDQPGIAKRLRLAGVAEVLSLHQLTAQRIRAALLKVLDEPRYRVAAQKMQRDIAAIRGLNLAADIIENSLHHFRQRAELLRKYWELSYSNDPSMTAE; this is encoded by the coding sequence ATGGCACATTTTGGCATCCTGTCCTTCAAAGGGACAGGTCACTTGAATCCGCTGATCACCTTATCCAAGGAGTTGATGGCTCGCGGGCATAGTGTCAGCTTTGTGCAACGGCCGGAGGTTGAGACCCGCATCCGGGCACATGGCATAGGTTTTTGTGTCGTCGGGCGGGACAACGCGGTACAGTCCACGACGGTAAAGAAGAGAGCGACCAAGCCATCGGGGGGTATTGCGGCGATTCGTTATAGCTTGGAGCGGATCTCGGCTGAAATGGAGATGTATCTCCGCGACGGGCCGGAAGCGATACGGAGTGCGGGCGTCGACGTGCTCATTGTAGATGAGGTCGCATTCGCGGGGCCGACGCTGGCAGAGATGTTGCAATTACCTTACTTCATCATCTCGACGTCGATTCCACATCATTTGGGATGGAGCGATTCTTCGATCAAGATACGACATAGATCGTGGACGGAGACGCTGTATAGCCTCTTACTGGAGGTTTCGGTACAGCGAATGTATGGGCCTGTGCGGCATGCGCTGGATGTGTTACGCAAGAGGCACGGTCTCGGTTCGAGTCGAGACCGAACCTACCTGGAACTTGCACACATTACGCCATTGCCTGAGTGTCTTGATCTGCCGCACAAGCGTTTATCCGGGACGTTCCACTACACTGGCCCATTTGTCGATGAAGAAGCGCGTACCCCGATGGAATTTCCGTGGGAGCAGCTCGACGGTAGACGACTTGTCTACGCTTCGTTAGGAACGACCTTGAAGGGTGAGCCGGACACCTTTAGGATGATCGCGGAGGCGTGTGCAGGTTTAAACCTACAGCTGGTTATTACCCTCGGCGACAGACGCGATCCGGCCATGTTTCAGAACCTTCAAGGTTCACCCATTGTGGTGAAAGTAGCGCCACAGCTTGAGTTGCTGAAGAAAGTGAGTGTGGTGATCACACATGCGGGACCGAATACTGCGTTCGAAACACTTCTGCATGGTATTCCGATGGTTGCGATTCCAAAAGCCTTTGATCAACCGGGCATCGCCAAACGGCTGCGACTTGCAGGCGTAGCAGAGGTTCTCTCCTTGCACCAGCTTACAGCGCAGCGCATCCGGGCGGCTTTGCTAAAGGTGCTGGACGAGCCGCGCTATCGTGTAGCCGCGCAGAAGATGCAGCGAGATATCGCAGCTATTCGTGGACTGAATCTTGCGGCTGACATCATCGAAAACTCTTTACATCATTTTCGTCAACGTGCCGAGCTCCTCAGAAAGTATTGGGAACTCTCATATTCGAATGACCCGTCGATGACAGCGGAGTGA
- a CDS encoding class I SAM-dependent methyltransferase, with amino-acid sequence MPDLLSAQEMMTETPAQILTESRDEALSIHLRCTRCHARMDGSHCRHCGFRMIVEDDIVRALPAERVAHYARFVADYERIRAAEGRGSQTEHYYLGLPYKDATGRNSDQWRIRARSFNCLFEQVLRPMKVRTVLDLGAGNCWMSYRLALAHYEPVAVDLLTNNHDGLGAAIHYRHQLSKAVPRFQAEAANLPFEDEQFDAVIFNASFHYAEDYETVLREALRCVKRGGIVIISDTPWYSHEESGMRMVAERQAMFLKHYGTASHALSSQEFLTDGRLALLAEQCGIRWEIFYPKFGVRWALRPWLAKVRRRREPSRFRIYVARKHA; translated from the coding sequence ATGCCTGACTTGCTCTCCGCGCAAGAGATGATGACTGAGACCCCTGCTCAGATACTGACCGAAAGCCGCGACGAAGCTTTGTCCATCCATCTGCGTTGCACACGCTGCCACGCTCGCATGGATGGATCGCATTGCCGCCACTGCGGCTTTCGCATGATTGTGGAAGATGACATTGTGCGTGCGTTGCCTGCAGAGCGAGTCGCGCACTATGCGCGGTTCGTCGCCGACTATGAACGCATTCGGGCCGCGGAAGGTCGGGGTAGTCAGACCGAGCATTACTATCTTGGTTTACCGTACAAAGACGCAACGGGTCGAAACTCAGATCAATGGCGTATCCGTGCGCGAAGCTTCAACTGTCTCTTCGAGCAGGTGTTGCGCCCGATGAAAGTACGCACCGTTCTCGACCTCGGAGCTGGTAATTGCTGGATGAGTTATCGTCTCGCTCTGGCCCACTATGAACCAGTTGCTGTCGATTTGCTAACGAATAACCATGACGGTTTGGGCGCAGCAATCCATTATCGGCATCAGTTATCGAAGGCGGTCCCGAGATTCCAAGCTGAGGCTGCGAATCTGCCTTTTGAGGATGAGCAGTTTGATGCTGTCATCTTCAATGCGTCGTTCCACTATGCGGAGGACTACGAGACGGTGCTTCGTGAGGCGTTGCGCTGTGTGAAGCGCGGAGGCATTGTCATCATCAGCGACACTCCATGGTACTCACACGAAGAGAGCGGAATGCGAATGGTTGCAGAGCGGCAAGCAATGTTTCTCAAGCACTACGGTACGGCGTCGCACGCGCTAAGCAGTCAAGAGTTTCTTACGGACGGACGTCTAGCGTTGCTGGCAGAGCAATGCGGGATTCGATGGGAGATCTTTTATCCTAAGTTCGGAGTCCGATGGGCTCTAAGGCCATGGCTCGCCAAGGTGCGCCGCAGGCGGGAGCCCTCCCGCTTCCGTATCTATGTTGCGAGGAAGCATGCGTAA
- a CDS encoding amidohydrolase family protein, whose translation MRNPQPEMHIERVLLQRALCAFGPHELQYVDIEIVAGAIDCLYDGGGATASERAEAINLTGYLMMPGLINAHDHLQFALYPRLANPPYRNYIEWGEDIHQRHADVIARQHRIHKDVRLWWGGVRNLLCGVTTVCHHDPPWPVLQQAEFPVRVLQHYGWAHSVGLESDIRRAYSQTPENQPFIVHTCEGVDDIAQKELATLDVMEALHDNTILVHGLALDEQGIARVRDSGASLVVCPSSNHNIFGVLPDMGRLRHIERVALGNDSPLTSEGELLDEIRFAIRYGGIGAEDAYRMVTEAPAKMLRLPYGAGAITREGKADLIGVRDTGEDAAERLKTLSMEDIELVIIGGRVQLCSDAMWERMPLRLCEGLAPISVGGIVRWLRAPVGELLRSAEEVLGLGKASLSGKQLAVPSAVRI comes from the coding sequence ATGCGTAATCCCCAACCGGAGATGCATATTGAAAGAGTGCTCCTGCAGAGAGCTCTTTGTGCTTTCGGACCACACGAGCTTCAATATGTCGACATCGAGATCGTTGCCGGGGCTATCGATTGCCTCTATGATGGCGGCGGCGCGACGGCTTCAGAGCGAGCGGAGGCGATAAACCTCACTGGGTACCTTATGATGCCCGGTCTCATCAACGCACACGATCACTTGCAGTTCGCACTTTATCCGCGCCTCGCAAATCCTCCTTACAGGAACTATATAGAGTGGGGAGAAGACATCCACCAACGGCACGCTGATGTTATTGCTCGTCAACATCGGATACATAAGGACGTGCGCTTATGGTGGGGTGGTGTGCGCAATCTGCTGTGCGGCGTCACCACCGTATGTCATCACGATCCGCCATGGCCTGTGCTGCAGCAAGCGGAGTTTCCGGTTCGCGTCCTACAGCATTATGGCTGGGCACACTCGGTAGGACTGGAGTCAGATATCCGTCGTGCGTATTCGCAGACGCCGGAGAACCAACCATTCATCGTGCACACATGTGAAGGCGTGGACGACATCGCTCAAAAGGAACTCGCAACGCTGGATGTTATGGAGGCGCTTCACGACAACACAATTCTCGTACATGGCCTGGCTCTCGATGAGCAGGGTATTGCGCGAGTGCGGGATAGCGGTGCATCGCTCGTCGTGTGTCCGTCTTCCAACCATAATATCTTCGGTGTGTTGCCGGACATGGGTAGGTTGCGGCACATCGAAAGAGTAGCACTAGGAAACGACTCACCCCTTACCTCGGAGGGTGAGTTGCTGGACGAAATTCGATTTGCAATTCGTTATGGTGGCATCGGTGCTGAGGACGCATATCGCATGGTGACAGAGGCGCCGGCAAAGATGCTGAGATTGCCCTATGGCGCGGGAGCTATCACTAGGGAAGGGAAGGCGGATCTCATCGGAGTACGCGATACGGGAGAAGACGCGGCCGAACGACTGAAGACACTCTCCATGGAAGATATTGAGTTAGTTATAATCGGAGGCCGGGTTCAACTTTGCTCCGATGCGATGTGGGAACGGATGCCATTGCGGTTGTGCGAAGGACTTGCTCCAATCTCCGTCGGTGGAATTGTGCGCTGGCTACGGGCACCTGTAGGGGAGTTGCTGCGCAGTGCGGAAGAGGTATTGGGATTGGGTAAAGCGAGCCTCTCTGGGAAACAGTTGGCAGTTCCCTCTGCTGTCCGCATATAG